From the Tripterygium wilfordii isolate XIE 37 chromosome 6, ASM1340144v1, whole genome shotgun sequence genome, one window contains:
- the LOC120000917 gene encoding non-specific lipid transfer protein GPI-anchored 1-like, with amino-acid sequence MRAESVILCLVACLFVCGAVVVAEDLSTDCADDFQKVMTCLSFATGKANTPTKECCNSVKDIKESDPKCLCFIIQQTHNGSEAVRSLGIQGAKLLQLPSACAVTNANVSDCPRLLGLDPKSPDAAIFSSNSSSSATPAVPTTTSPTKNDDSDGTKQGPSLVVPLLIALTMSLSLSLSALPSGSASMF; translated from the exons ATGAGGGCCGAATCAGTTATTCTCTGCTTGGTTGCGTGTTTGTTTGTGTGCGGCGCGGTTGTTGTTGCGGAGGACTTGAGCACGGATTGTGCGGATGACTTTCAGAAAGTGATGACTTGTCTGAGCTTCGCGACGGGGAAGGCGAACACCCCGACCAAGGAGTGTTGCAATTCGGTGAAGGATATAAAGGAGAGTGACCCAAAGTGCCTTTGCTTTATCATTCAACAAACTCACAATGGGAGCGAAGCGGTCAGAAGCCTCGGGATTCAGGGAGCTAAGTTGCTTCAGCTCCCTTCTGCTTGTGCCGTCACTAATGCCAACGTCAGTGATTGCCCCA GGCTTCTAGGCTTGGATCCAAAATCACCAGACGCGGCCATCTTCTCGAGTAATTCGTCGTCATCAGCAACTCCAGCAGTTCCGACAACAACGTCTCCAACAAAAAATGATGACTCAGATGGAACCAAGCAGGGACCTAGCCTGGTTGTTCCTCTGCTGATTGCTCTGACCATGTCTCTGTCTCTATCTCTAAGTGCTCTCCCTTCTGGGTCTGCctcgatgttttaa